The Kosmotoga olearia TBF 19.5.1 sequence AGTCCTACTGACTTTCAACGCTTTGATAATGATAGTTATAGGCGGTCTCGGCAGTATAAGTGGTGCCATCATTGGTGCAGCTCTTTTCGCTTTCCTGACCGAGTGGCTGAGATTCCTAGAGGAATCTATAAAGATTTTCTCATTCGAATTCTCCGGTATTCCTGGCATGAGAATGCTGGTACTTTCGGCTCTCTTCGTAATCGTGATGATCTTCTGGCCACGCGGCATAATGGGAAAAAATGAGTTGACATGGAATAATCTGTACAACTGGATCTTTAGAAAAAAGGGTGAAGCCAATGAGTAAACTGTTAGAACTTAATCACGTAACCATGAAGTTTGGTGGGCTTGTTGCCGTAAATGATTTCGATAATTACATTGAAGAAGGAGAAATTCTCGGCTTGATTGGCCCCAATGGTGCAGGAAAAACAACTGTGTTCAATGTGATCACAGGTGTTTATGTTCCAACAGAAGGGCGAATAATCTTTAATGGTGTGGATATCACACCTTTTAAGCCTCACCAGATCACGCATCTTGGCATTGCTAGAACGTTCCAGAACATAAGGTTGTTTGAAGAAATGACCGTTCTGGAAAATGTTATGGTGGCCCAGCATCACGAGCTTGCTACGACAGATGCTGAAAAATTGTTGCGGCAAGCAGGTAGGGAACCTTACGGTGCTGGTGGGATGTGGTTCTGGAAAGCTGTTTTGAGATTGGGTTATCTAGACAAAGAAAAAAGCATAATGAAAAAATCAATGGAGCTCTTAGAACGGATGGGATTGGCGGAATTTGCAAACGAAAAAGCGAGTTCTCTTCCATACGGTGCACAACGGCTTTTGGAAATTGCAAGGGCTTTAGCAACTGATGCAAAACTTCTCTTGCTGGACGAGCCTGCCGCCGGAATGAATCCATCCGAAAGTCATGATTTGATGAATATGATCCGGAAAATCCGGGACGAATTTGGTGTTACTATTTTCCTTATAGAACATGATATGAAAGTCGTCATGGGATTGTGTGAACGTATTTTAGTCATGGATTACGGAAAACTCATCGCAAACGGAACACCCGAAGAGGTTCAGAAGAATCCGAAAGTAATAGAGGCTTATCTCGGGGAGGAATGGCAGAATGTCGGAACGTGATTTCTTATTGACAATAGAAGATCTCAGGGTAAACTATGGAGCAATAAAAGCTTTGAAAGGTATAAGCCTCAACGTTCCCCAAGGGAAAATAGTTACATTGATCGGTGCAAATGGTGCGGGAAAAACAACCACGCTTTCGGCTATTAGTGGCTTAGTGAAAGCTGCATCTGGAAAAATTACTTTTAACGGCGAAGATATAACCAATCTTCCACCTCACGAAATTAACCACAGAGGAATTTCGTTAGTTCCTGAAGGCAGGAGAATATTCCCAAATCTGACGGTACGGGAAAATCTCCTCATGGGAGCCTACAACAGAAAAGACAAAGATGAAGTCCAGAAAAGTATGCAATGGGTATTCGACTTATTTCCCCGTTTGAAAGAACGTATAAACCAGCTTGGTGGAACGCTTTCAGG is a genomic window containing:
- a CDS encoding ABC transporter ATP-binding protein, whose product is MSKLLELNHVTMKFGGLVAVNDFDNYIEEGEILGLIGPNGAGKTTVFNVITGVYVPTEGRIIFNGVDITPFKPHQITHLGIARTFQNIRLFEEMTVLENVMVAQHHELATTDAEKLLRQAGREPYGAGGMWFWKAVLRLGYLDKEKSIMKKSMELLERMGLAEFANEKASSLPYGAQRLLEIARALATDAKLLLLDEPAAGMNPSESHDLMNMIRKIRDEFGVTIFLIEHDMKVVMGLCERILVMDYGKLIANGTPEEVQKNPKVIEAYLGEEWQNVGT
- a CDS encoding ABC transporter ATP-binding protein, whose protein sequence is MSERDFLLTIEDLRVNYGAIKALKGISLNVPQGKIVTLIGANGAGKTTTLSAISGLVKAASGKITFNGEDITNLPPHEINHRGISLVPEGRRIFPNLTVRENLLMGAYNRKDKDEVQKSMQWVFDLFPRLKERINQLGGTLSGGEQQMLAISRALMSKPKLLMMDEPSLGLAPMLVMEVFEVIKKINEDGGTILLIEQNAAGALKVSHYGYVLETGRITLEGPSKELLANEEVKNAYLGI